AGAGGGCCTGCAACCTTATACGCAACCCAGTCCCTTTCACACTTAGTCCCTTTTGGGACATATCTACTGGGGCAAACAATAGAGAGCTCATCCTCTGTAAGAGTAACAGAGAAAAAAGTATTTGATTGGGTGGCCCAAGGGGGAATGGGCTCTGATTGATCCATCTGGCAGACAGTAAGTTTTTCGGCTAAAAGTATTAAAAGTAAAACATTCATTAACTTTGTGAGAATACCTAAAGGATATATGGGTCGCAAGTTTTTTTGCAAAAAAAATCTTATGGGTATAAGGTAACTTTTTACATTTCTTTAAACAAGGAGAATTTCGATGCAAACCACCAATAAAACCGTCTCTCAAAACATCCCTTTTGCTATTTACTACACCCCCGAGCACAAGCTCACCTTTTTAGAGGGGAGTTCCATCCAAGTTCTCCTGACCAATCCCTTAGAGGGAAAACCCTTTACAGCCGAGCAGATCACTCCTAATAGCAAAAAAGAGATCAAAGACCTTCTTAAAAAAGGGATCGCGCCCATCGTGACGAGCGACCATCACATCCACTTTAACACAAGTAGCAGCAGTAGCGCCGCGTCTTCCTCCTCCAGCAGCAGCCCAACAAACAGCCCCCTCCCGATCCTCAAGCAACTCATCAACCAGATCAAAAACATCCTCCTCTCCCAAAAAGAGGGAAACTATCCCGAAGACCTCATTTGCCCTCTCACCCTCGATCTCTTCACAGACCCCG
The genomic region above belongs to Candidatus Neptunochlamydia vexilliferae and contains:
- a CDS encoding U-box domain-containing protein: MQTTNKTVSQNIPFAIYYTPEHKLTFLEGSSIQVLLTNPLEGKPFTAEQITPNSKKEIKDLLKKGIAPIVTSDHHIHFNTSSSSSAASSSSSSSPTNSPLPILKQLINQIKNILLSQKEGNYPEDLICPLTLDLFTDPVITPDGHTFEREAIELHLTNSPTCPLTRKPLKKED
- a CDS encoding ACT domain-containing protein gives rise to the protein MNVLLLILLAEKLTVCQMDQSEPIPPWATQSNTFFSVTLTEDELSIVCPSRYVPKGTKCERDWVAYKVAGPLDFGLTGILASIANPLAAANISLFAISTYDTDYILVKEKDRKSSIETLRKAGFSVEVQ